The following coding sequences are from one Nymphalis io chromosome 5, ilAglIoxx1.1, whole genome shotgun sequence window:
- the LOC126768469 gene encoding protein transport protein Sec24A: MAHIPNQYNNVPGQQTSMPGTFPQYNQIPPNQVSGPVKQDGNFNPAPIAAMNSQTNHFNQSTNSSPAFNHPGMVPPPLTSLQSSPMRPIKPTVAQNPMQNIQNIPPNSGSPCVSNPSPFPPNIQRPQINNNAPPLISSSQYNQPFMNGPTSGPVGHVNNYPPNSSSFSPIPPTNLPPTSYGPTSLNSTFGGNQRVPMTSMPPGYSQPNVPISGPPLNGPPLTGPRNSPLTTGPPGNLPMSNVPNLSGPLVSGPPVGPPRSNAINGPTMMGPPTASVHGQMGPPKGLPSGPSSLPAGPQLRQPMPPNINPPQQQLNNGPIEQQGYISSPPNMPAGLQSGPVQPAPGPASGISAQNTNIQSRYPPMPYTNLSPQQQMQVQQNIAKQFPTHNLYGVNQQMSNLSVTRQGFDQLWGHQMIDLLQSKNILPEYPEEPPEIKLAHQFAESPNCSSEIFRCTVNRIPETNSLLQKSRLPLGILIHPFKDLNHLPVIQCTTIVRCRACRTYINPFVYFVDSKRWKCNLCYRVNDLPDEFQYDPLSKSYGDPSRRPEIKSATIEFIAPSEYMLRPPQPAVYLFLLDVSQIARDSGYLQVVCETLKANLEQLPGDARTQIGFICYDAHVHYYLMNEGLTRPKEMTVLDIDDIFLPSPESLLVNLGEYKDMVKELLTILPQRYSTPGVPASALGAALQAAYKLMAPTGGRVTVFQTCLPNIGPGGLHSREDPNARSSKDVAHLNPATDFYKRLALDCSGAQVAVDLFLLSSQYCDLATLSGMSKFSAGTVYHIPLFRAQRPWQAEQLTQMFTRYLTRKIGFEAVMRVRCTRGITIHTFHGNFFVRSTDLLSLPNVSPDAGFGMQLTIEESLSDLQQVCFQAALLYTSSKGERRIRVHTLALPIGNTLPDILHSADQQCIIGLLSKMAVDRCVSASMSEAKEALINAAVDMLSAHRLAQNLPAGAASAALHAPHPLRLLPLYILALLKRKAFRTGTSTRLDERVADMCVMKCAPLAALLRAVHPDLYALHVRPEPDAPLPPRLQLSAERISLHGAYLLDDGETMIIYVCHGVSPAFLSETFGVAAFSQLPDEARSLPKIESEGNEQLHALIEKLNDDRPYPASILILRDNSPSRQLFTERLIEDRVESAFSYYEFLQHIKTQVK; encoded by the exons ATGGCTCACATaccaaatcaatataataatgttcCTGGACAACAAACTTCAATGCCTGGGACATTCCCACAGTATAATCAAATTCCTCCGAACCAAGTTTCCGGGCCCGTAAAACAGGATGGAAATTTTAACCCAGCACCAATCGCAGCAATGAATAGTCAAACAAATCATTTCAATCAAAGTACGAATAGTTCGCCAGCTTTCAATCATCCTGGAATGGTGCCACCCCCACTTACAAGCTTACAGTCATCGCCTATGAGACCAATCAAACCAACAGTGGCACAAAACCCAATGCAAAATATCCAGAACATTCCACCTAATTCAGGAAGCCCCTGTGTGTCTAATCCGTCACCATTCCCTCCTAATATCCAACGGCcccaaataaataacaatgctCCACCTCTTATTTCGTCTAGTCAATATAATCAACCTTTTATGAATGGACCAACATCTGGGCCTGTTGGACATGTAAACAATTATCCACCAAACTCTAGCTCATTTAGTCCCATTCCACCAACAAATTTGCCTCCTACAAGCTATGGTCCAACATCCTTAAATTCAACTTTTGGAGGAAATCAGAGGGTTCCAATGACATCTATGCCACCAGGTTACAGTCAGCCAAATGTTCCAATAAGTGGTCCTCCATTGAATGGGCCTCCACTTACTGGCCCTAGAAACAGTCCTCTGACAACTGGACCTCCTGGTAACTTACCCATGTCAAATGTGCCTAATTTGTCTGGGCCACTGGTATCTGGACCTCCTGTAGGTCCACCTAGAAGCAATGCAATAAATGGGCCAACTATGATGGGACCACCTACGGCTTCTGTACACGGTCAAATGGGGCCACCAAAAGGACTACCAAGTGGGCCATCATCTTTGCCAGCTGGCCCTCAGCTCAGACAACCTATGCCTCCAAATATAAATCCACCACAGCAACAACTAAACAATGGGCCTATAGAACAGCAAGGTTATATTTCAAGCCCACCAAATATGCCAGCTGGCTTACAAAGTGGGCCAGTCCAGCCTGCCCCTGGACCTGCAAGTGGAATTAGTGCACAGAATACCAATATTCAGAGTAGATATCCACCAATGCCATATACAAATTTGAGTCCACAACAACAAATGCAGGTACAACAGAATATAGCAAAACAGTTTCCTACTCATAATCTCTATGGTGTAAATCAACAAATGAGTAATTTGAGTGTTACAAGACAAGGGTTTGACCAGCTGTGGGGACACCAAATGATTGACCTTTTGCAGAGTAAGAATATTTTACCAGAGTACCCCGAGGAACCCCCAGAAATAAAACTTGCACATCAATTTGCCGAGTCACCCAATTGTAGTTCAGA GATCTTCAGGTGTACAGTGAACCGCATTCCCGAGACAAACTCACTATTGCAAAAGTCTAGATTGCCTTTAGGTATACTGATACATCCATTCAAAGACCTAAAT CATCTACCAGTGATTCAGTGTACAACGATAGTGCGTTGCCGAGCGTGTAGGACCTACATAAACCCCTTTGTCTACTTCGTCGATTCGAAACGTTGGAAATGCAATCTTTGCTACAGAGTTAACGATT TACCAGATGAATTCCAATACGATCCGTTAAGCAAGTCCTACGGCGATCCGTCCAGACGGCCCGAGATCAAGTCGGCCACGATAGAGTTCATTGCGCCCAGCGAGTACATGCTCCGCCCGCCGCAGCCAGCCGTCTACCTGTTCCTTCTGGACGTTTCTCAGATCGCGAGAGATTCAGGATATTTAcag GTCGTGTGTGAAACTCTCAAGGCTAACTTGGAGCAGCTGCCGGGCGACGCGCGCACGCAGATCGGCTTCATCTGCTACGACGCCCACGTGCACTACTACCTCATGAACGAGGGGCTCACCAGGCCCAAGGAGATGACCGTACTAGATATCGatg ATATATTTCTTCCATCACCGGAATCCTTGCTAGTGAACTTGGGTGAATACAAAGATATGGTCAAGGAGCTGCTAACTATATTACCGCAGCGTTACTCCACTCCCGGCGTCCCGGCGTCCGCGCTCGGCGCAGCCCTGCAGGCCGCCTACAAGCTTATG GCTCCCACAGGGGGACGTGTTACAGTTTTCCAAACCTGTCTACCTAATATTGGTCCAGGAGGATTACATTCAag AGAGGATCCAAATGCTCGCTCTTCTAAAGATGTGGCCCATCTGAATCCAGCGACTGATTTTTACAAAAGGCTCGCTTTGGATTGTAGTGGGGCACAAGTTGCTGTAGATCTGTTCCTACTAAGCTCACAATACTGTGACCTGGCAACACTCA gtGGAATGAGTAAATTCAGCGCAGGCACCGTCTACCATATCCCACTGTTCCGTGCGCAGCGGCCGTGGCAAGCGGAGCAGTTAACGCAAATGTTCACGAGGTATCTCACTAGGAAGATAGGCTTTGAAGCCGTTATGCGGGTTAGGTGTACTAG GGGTATAACGATTCACACGTTCCACGGCAACTTCTTCGTGCGGTCGACGGACCTGCTGTCGCTCCCCAACGTGTCTCCTGACGCGGGCTTCGGCATGCAGCTCACGATAGAGGAGTCGTTATCGGATCTGCAGCAAGTCTGCTTCCAGGCTGCTCTACTTTATACTAGTAGTAAAG GCGAACGAAGGATACGTGTCCATACATTAGCTTTACCGATAGGAAACACCTTGCCAGATATTTTACACTCAGCGGACCAACAATGTATAATAGGATTACTCAGTAAAATGG CCGTCGACCGCTGCGTGTCGGCGTCCATGTCGGAGGCGAAGGAGGCGCTCATCAACGCGGCCGTGGACATGCTGAGCGCGCACCGCCTGGCGCAGAACCTGCCCGCCGGCGCCGCCAGCGCCGCGCTGCACGCGCCGCACCCGCTGCGCCTGCTGCCGCTCTACATCCTGGCGCTGCTCAAGCGG AAAGCGTTCCGCACGGGCACGTCGACGCGGCTGGACGAGCGCGTGGCCGACATGTGCGTCATGAAGTGCGCGCCGCTGGCCGCGCTGCTGCGCGCCGTGCACCCCGACCTGTACGCGCTGCACGTGCGGCCCGAGCCCGACGCGCCGCTGCCGCCGCGCCTGCAGCTGTCCGCCGAGag GATAAGTTTACATGGGGCGTATCTCTTGGACGACGGTGAAACGATGATAATATACGTGTGTCACGGCGTCAGTCCCGCCTTCCTGTCGGAAACCTTCGGGGTGGCCGCCTTCAGTCAGCTACCGGACGAAGCTAGAAGTTTACCCAAAATAGAAAGCGAAGGAAACGAACAGCTACACGCGCTTATAGAAAAACTAAACGACGACCGACCTTATCCAGCTAGTATACTTATTCTTAG GGATAATTCACCGTCACGCCAGCTATTCACAGAGCGTCTCATCGAAGACCGAGTGGAGTCCGCATTCTCTTATTACGAATTCTTACAGCATATTAAGACACAAGTGAAATGA